The Heterodontus francisci isolate sHetFra1 chromosome 31, sHetFra1.hap1, whole genome shotgun sequence genome segment gttgcacctgaacagagatgGAACAAATTTCTTTGTGGGCAATTTGATAGTAccttggtgttacgaccaggtgagagaggtctagggttccctttcaatcTTCACCTGGTCCTACTGTCACAtggtttatgtttttaaacacactgtgttttgagttccccctttggtgaatccttgttcaccactttccaattataaggcgaagaaatgagcacaaacatgctttcttaggtttaaagaagaaaagataaacttattaaaacttaaattctaatttggttaacatctacggatacacgctgcgcccttgctagcatgcaaacgtgatatgcacatgcaaatagagacagaaaagagcagaagaaaaatatggagaggtttgaggcaatctctgaagagggatttttgttacagtgcttcgagctcgctgtaggccttgcttgtaggtagatcttgctttttgttggggcccagtattctttttaaaccttgttcactgtaggagacttttctctcttgggattcatatgtcttcagtggttttcagttctgtgagaaagagatgggaacagacaggagaggctgtggcgagccagccaggagaggtctttacagtccaggagcaaagagctttctggcagtttaaaactctgtggcaagttcaaattcaaaaaactccaatagccagttagtcatgtgactaaactgttcTGACCCacttctgtttgtgtattcggccaatttagcagttaacctggactgCGAGCTCCTCCAACCTcactgtctggtaatcaaaagtccattgtggattaaattggagcagggaatggtcctttgtcccctttaagcaccgtctgtaaatatgcaaatgtccttccagtcaagagtctggtgttgctttctttgaaaaaccaagttctttctttactccagtaacagtttaaaaatcaatgttcatgtggcaaaattagtgtgcctcattcttggtgggtggggccctgcatgacacttggggaggatttaaactaacttgacaagtgtgtgggaaccaggaggtaatatcagagaggaataccaaggtgcacagaatactgggagagatagatagcactagagtagggaatagtagattattaggtggggtcagagtaagggagaaagtaataaagtccgaatcagagttaatgtgcatgcatgtgaagacaaagagtgttgttaataagattggtggattacaggtgcagattgacatgtaaaaatatgatgttgtggctattacAGAGaagtggctcaaagaagggcaggactgggtgttaaatattcctggatataagatattcaggaaagataggaaagagaaaaaagggCATTGCGGTGCTGGACAATATGGATGTCCcagagaggtcaaggacagaatctatttggctagagctaaagaacaaaaaaggtgcaattacattgtttggtgttgtctataggccaccagctagtggaaaggatgtagaggaacaaatttgcaaggaaattacagagaggtgcaaagattatagggtaattataatgggggactttatccaAACATAGAATGAtagcagtagtgtaaagggcagtgagaaaattttctacagcagtatgtttctagtccaatgcgaaagtaggcactgctggatctggttcttgagaatgaggtgggccaagcggatcccctctcagccttcacttctccaaggaaaacagccccaacttctccaatctatcttcatagctgaagttcctcatccctggaatcattctcttgaatcttttctctctaacgccttcacagccttcctaaagtgcggtgcccagaactggatgcaatactccagctgaggctgaactagtgttttatacaagttcaacataacctccttgctcttgtactctatgcccctattaataaagcccagaatactgtatgctttattaaccactctctcaacatgtcttgccaccttcaatgacttacgcacatatacacccaggtccctctgctccagcctgaaaaacatcctttaaccactactctgtttactgtcactcagccaattccatatccgtgttgctactgtccgtttattccatgagctataactttgctcacaagtctgttgtgtgacactgtattaaatgccttttggaagaccatgtacaacacatcaactgcattgctcgcatcaaccctttctgtcatctcttcaaaaaactccagcaagttagttaaacatgattttcccttaagaaatccatgctgactttctttaattaacccgtatttgtccatgtaactattaatttcgtcccgaattattctttctagaattttcgccaccaccaaagttaaactgactggcctgtagttgctgggcttatccttacaccctttttgcacaagggtataacatttgtaattttccagtcctctggcaccatctgtgagtataaggaagactgaaaaattatggccagtgcctctgcaatttccactcttacctccctcagtatttttggatgcatctcattctgaatgttgttcaggtcttactgcatatggacacagactgcttcagtatttgaggagttgcaaatgatactgaacattccgggtactgcctgtgtggagtttgcaagttctccctgtgtctgcgtgggttttctccgggtgctccggtttcctcccacaagccaaaagacttgcaggttgataggtaaattggccattataaattgtcactagtatagtggtagggaaatatagggacaggtggggatgtttggtaggaatatgggattagtgtaggattagtataaatgggtggttgatgttcggcacagactcggtgggccgaagggcctgtttcagtgctgtatctctaatctaatctaaattgtacaatcatcagcgaacatctccagttCTGCCCTTATTATGAAGgggaggtcattgacgaagcaaccGAAGATGGTtgtgcccaggacactaccctgatgaactcctgcattgaggtcctgagactgagataattgacctccaacaaccacaaccatcttcctttgtgctaggtacgactccaaccagcggagagtttccccccgattcccattgacttcaaattggTGGCATTAATGCAGCAATGTCATCTGCGTTCCAGGTGTTCCCTGTGTTCCCGGAGCAGTGCTCCCTGTGTTCCCTGAGTTCCTGAATTGTTCCCTTGTTCCCGGAGCAGTGCTCCCTGTGTTCCTGGAGTGTTTCCTGTGTTCCCTGAGCAGTGTTCCCTGTGTTCCTGGAGTGTTCCCTGGGCTCCTGGTGCAGTGCTATCTGTGTTCCTGGATTGTTCCCTTGTTCCTTGAGCAGTGTTCCCTGTGTTCCTGGAGTGCTCCCTGTGTTCCCGGAGCAGTGCTCCCTGTGGTCTAGATGTGTTCCCGGAGTGTTCCCTTTGTTCCTGGAGCAGTGCACCCTGTGTTCCAGGGGCAGTGCTCCCTGTGGTCCTGGAGTGTTCCCTGTGTTCCCGGAGTGTTCCTGATATGTTCCCTGTGTTCCTGGACCTGTGTTCCCGGAGCAGTGTGCCCTGTGTTCCCGGAGCAGTGCTCCCTGTATTCCTGGAGCAGTGCTCCCTTTGTTCCTGATATGTTCCCTGTGTTCCTGGAGCAGTGTTCCCTGTGTTCCCAGAGTAGTGTTCCCTGTGTTCCCGGAGCAGTGCTCCCTGTATTCCTGGAGCAGTGCTCCCTGTGGTCTTTGTGTGTTCCCTGTGTTCCCGGAGTGTTCCCTTTGTTCCCGGAGCAGTGCACCCTGTGTTCCTGGAGCAGTGCTCCCTGTGGTCCTGGAGTGTTCCCTGCGTTCCCGGAGTGTTCCCTGTGTTCCTGGTATGTTCCCTGTGTTCCCGGAGCAGTGTTCCCTGTGTTCCTGGAGCAGTGCTCCCTGTGTTCCCGGAGCAGTGCTCACTGTGTTCCTGGAGCGTTCCCTTTGTTCTTGGAGCAGTACCTGCTGTGTTCCCGGAGCAGTGCTCCCTTTGTTCCTGGAGCGTTCCCTTTGTTCCTGGAGCAGTGTTCCCTTTGTTCCTTGAGTGCTCCTTGTGTTCCCGGAGCAGTGCTCCCTTTGTTCCTGGAGCGTTCCCTTTGTTCCTGGAGCAGTGTTCCCTTTGTTCCTTGAGTGTTCCCTGTGTTCCCGGAGCAGTACTCCCTGTGGTCTTTGTGTTCCCTGTGTTCCCGGAGTGTTCCCTGTGTTCCCTGTGTTCCCGGAGCAGTGCTCCCTGTGGTCTTTGTGTGTTCCCTGTGTTCCCGGAGCAGTGTTCCCTGTGTTCCCGGAGTGTTACCTGTGTTCCCGGAGTGTTCCCTGTGTTCCCGGAGCAGTGTTCCCTTTGTTCCTGGAGCATTCCCTGTGTTCCCGGAGCGTTCCCTGTGTTCCCGGAGCAGTGTTCCGTGTGTTCCCGGAGTGTTCCCTATGTTCCCGGAGTGTTCCCTGTGTTCCCGGAGCAGTGTTCCCTGTGTTCCCGGAGTGTTCCCTGTGTTCCCGGAGTGTTCCCTTTGTTCCTGGAGCGTTCCCTGTGTTCCCGGCGTGTTCCCTGTGTTCCCGGAGTGTTCCCTTTGTTCCTGGAGCGTTCCCTGTGTTCCTGGAGTGTTCCCTGCGTTCCCGGAGCAGTGCTCCCTGTGGTCTTTGTGTGCTCTCTGTGTTCCCGGAGTGTTCCCTGTGTTCCCGGAGCAGTGTTCCCTGTGTTCCCGGAGTGTTCCCTGTGTTCCCGGAGTGTTCCCTGTGTTCCCGGAGCAGTGTTCCCTGTGTTCCCGGAGTGTTCCCTGTGTTCCCGGAGTGTTCCCTGTGTTCCCGGAGCAGTGTTCCCTGTGTTCCCGGAGTGTTCCCTTTGTTCCTGGAGCGTTCCCTGTGTTCCCGGAGTGTTCCCTGTGTTCCCGGAGTGTTCCCTTTGTTCCTGGAGCGTTCCCTGTGTTCCTGGAGTGTTCCCTGCGTTCCCGGAGCAGTGCTCCCTGTGGTCTTTGTGTGCTCTCTGTGTTCCCGGAGTGTTCCCTGTGTTCCCGGAGCAGTGTACCCTGTGTTCCCGGAGTGTTCCCTGTGTTCCCGGAGTGTTCCCTGTGTTCCCGGAGTGTTCCCTTTGTTCCTGGAGCGTTCCCTGTGTTCCTGGAGTGTTCCCTGCGTTCCCGGAGCAGTGTTCTCTGTGTTCCCGGAGTGTTCCTTGTGTTCCCGGAGTGTTCCCTTTGTTCCTGGAGCGTTCCCTGTGTTCCTGGAGTGTTCCCTGTGTTCCCGGAGCAGTGTTCTCTGTGTTCCCGGAGTGTTCCTTGTGTTCCCGGAGTGTTCCCTTTGTTCCTGGAGCGTTCCCTGTGTTCCTGGAGTGTTCCCTTTGTTCCTGGAGCGTTCCCTGTGTTCCTGGAGTGTTCCCTGCGTTCCCGGAGCAGTGCTCCCTGTGGTCTTTGTGTGCTCCCTGTGTTCCCGGAGTGTTCCCTGTGTTCCCGGAGCAGTGTTCCCTGTGTTCCCGGAGTGTTCCCTGTGTTCCCGGAGTGTTCCCTT includes the following:
- the LOC137347056 gene encoding autotransporter adhesin BpaC-like gives rise to the protein MLQEQREHCSGNTGNTPGTQVTLREHREHCSGNTGNTQRPQGALLREHREHREHSGNTGNTKTTGSTAPGTQGTLKEQREHCSRNKGNAPGTKGALLREHKEHSRNKGNTAPGTKGTLQEQREHCSGNTAGTAPRTKGTLQEHSEHCSGNTGSTAPGTQGTLLREHREHTRNTGNTPGTQGTLQDHREHCSRNTGCTAPGTKGTLREHREHTKTTGSTAPGIQGALLREHREHYSGNTGNTAPGTQGTYQEQREHCSRNTGSTAPGTQGTLLREHRSRNTGNISGTLREHREHSRTTGSTAPGTQGALLQEQREHSGNTSRPQGALLREHREHSRNTGNTAQGTREQSRNTDSTAPGAQGTLQEHREHCSGNTGNTPGTQGALLREQGNNSGTQGTQGALLREHREHLERR